The following proteins come from a genomic window of Vigna radiata var. radiata cultivar VC1973A unplaced genomic scaffold, Vradiata_ver6 scaffold_161, whole genome shotgun sequence:
- the LOC106779753 gene encoding heat stress transcription factor A-4c, protein MDEALGSSCSLPPFLAKTYEMVDDPSTNSIVSWSASSKSFVVWNPPEFARDLLPRFFKHNNFSSFIRQLNTYGFRKIDPEQWEFANDDFVRGQPHLMKNIHRRKPVHSHSLQNLQAQGPLGESERQSFTNEIEKLKHDRERLLAELQKFQHEWQTYEIQVHCSNDRLEKLEQKQQKMVSSVSHVLQKPVIAVNILPLTETMDRKRRLPRSGHYYEEASIEDAIETSQMLPRENADNTTVLTLNVERLDQLESSVAFWEAIAHDIGDNFAQIQSNMDVDESTSCADSPSISCAQLDVEIRPKSSGIDMNSEPTAAAVPDPVASKDQPAGITVAATGVNDVFWEQFLTEDPGASETQEVQSERKDSDGRKNEGKPNDLSKFWWNIRSANNHAEPMGHVGQAEKT, encoded by the exons ATGGATGAGGCACTGGGTAGTTCATGTTCCCTGCCCCCTTTCCTGGCGAAGACTTATGAGATGGTTGATGATCCTTCCACGAATTCAATTGTTTCGTGGAGTGCCTCTAGTAAAAGTTTCGTTGTGTGGAATCCTCCAGAATTTGCTAGGGATTTGCTGCCTAGATTCTTTAAGCACAACAATTTCTCAAGTTTCATCAGGCAGCTCAACACATAT GGATTTAGAAAAATTGACCCGGAACAATGGGAATTTGCTAATGATGATTTTGTAAGAGGGCAACCTCATCTTATGAAGAACATTCATAGACGAAAGCCGGTTCATAGCCATTCTTTGCAGAATCTCCAAGCACAAGGCCCATTAGGGGAATCAGAAAGGCAAAGTTTTACTAATGAAATAGAGAAGCTTAAACATGATAGAGAGCGACTTCTAGCCGAATTGCAGAAATTTCAGCACGAGTGGCAGACATACGAGATACAAGTACATTGCTCAAACGATAGGTTGGAAAAGTTAGAACAAAAGCAACAGAAGATGGTTTCTTCGGTTTCTCATGTATTGCAGAAACCTGTGATTGCTGTAAATATCTTGCCTCTGACAGAAACTATGGATAGAAAACGAAGGTTACCGAGAAGTGGCCACTACTATGAAGAAGCTAGTATTGAAGATGCTATTGAAACGTCTCAAATGTTACCAAGAGAGAATGCAGATAATACCACTGTCTTGACATTAAATGTGGAGCGATTGGATCAGCTTGAATCATCCGTGGCATTTTGGGAGGCTATTGCACATGATATTGGAGACAACTTCGCCCAAATTCAGTCAAACATGGATGTTGATGAATCTACAAGTTGTGCTGATAGTCCATCCATATCTTGTGCCCAATTAGATGTTGAAATTCGGCCTAAATCTTCTGGAATTGATATGAACTCTGAGCCAACTGCCGCTGCTGTCCCAGATCCAGTTGCATCAAAAGATCAACCTGCAGGAATCACTGTCGCAGCGACTGGAGTTAATGATGTATTCTGGGAACAGTTCTTGACAGAGGATCCTGGTGCATCAGAAACACAGGAAGTGCAGTCAGAAAGAAAGGATTCTGATGGCAGAAAGAATGAAGGAAAACCCAATGACCTTAGCAAATTTTGGTGGAATATACGGAGTGCAAATAATCATGCAGAACCGATGGGGCATGTTGGTCAGGCAGAGAAAACTTAG
- the LOC106779764 gene encoding uncharacterized protein LOC106779764, with amino-acid sequence MGHFSYECWFNKGKSLKKDHNKEAHLAKEESDTELVMLMATTSTASYEPLNQEKPSWYLDSGCSNHMTCNKDWMINIDETRKSKVRVADNSTLQVEGIDNVVVKRKNGAFVIIKNVLLVPEMKCKLLSIRQLVENGFTMTMGNKGQA; translated from the coding sequence ATGGGACATTTCTCTTATGAATGTTGGTTCAACAAAGGAAAGTCTCTCAAGAAGGACCACAACAAGGAAGCACATCTGGCGAAGGAGGAGTCAGACACAGAACTCGTGATGCTTATGGCTACGACATCTACAGCAAGTTACGAACCACTAAATCAAGAGAAACCATCTTGGTATCTAGATTCGGGATGTTCGAATCACATGACCTGTAATAAAGATTGGATGATTAACATTGATGAGACGAGGAAAAGCAAGGTGAGAGTGGCGGATAACAGCACTTTGCAGGTTGAAGGTATCGACAATGTAGTTGTCAAAAGGAAGAATGGAGCTTTTGTGATAATCAAGAATGTTCTTTTGGTTCCAGAAATGAAATGTAAATTGCTTAGTATTAGACAACTGGTAGAAAATGGGTTCACTATGACTATGGGTAACAAAGGACAAGCATAG
- the LOC106779766 gene encoding transcription repressor OFP5: MKWGGKKPSPSPSSSSRPSFASHVSPFSWLSKFKHMRINSDPKPAALKQNAKQNSTPSDTSPHYNRGRFYGGDDEAFWRLSFGEEGNEHRKNDDILKPVKHNLDAEHVIPSSSFPAGLNNAKRQGRREVTQKLKQKDTELREETTLLNEAARSVKELESLRRRYERKAQRVLQEQLLKLEKAEEESQFASTPFLENDVQQYESPRTICTPRKHLFVDSKSSGLGYLREARVSSPQLDSEWHNLKQTEELKLKAKSNQQMQSLHASRENQRRKPKHNSKKDFRESMIEMITEKQISQPEEMQDLLACYLTLNSNEYHDLIIQVFKQDACKLVATCSSCSTVFKVGYSKESEAQMRMVKISKNRECTYKHKRHCCYAHEDDPRPSHQYNTHKTLPMPEEELWLNVYGK, from the exons ATGAAGTGGGGTGGAAAAAagccttctccttctccttcttcctcttctagGCCTTCTTTTGCATCTCATGTGTCTCCTTTTTCATGGCTTTCCAAGTTCAAGCATATGAGAATAAACTCAGACCCAAAACCTGCCGCACTGAAGCAAAATGCAAAGCAGAATTCAACTCCATCAGATACCTCACCCCATTATAATAGAGGCAGGTTTTATGGAGGGGATGATGAGGCTTTCTGGAGACTCTCATTTGGTGAAGAGGGTAATGAGCATAGAAAAAATGATGATATTCTGAAGCCGGTAAAGCACAATTTGGATGCTGAACATGTCATTCCATCCTCAAGTTTCCCCGCTGGATTGAATAATGCTAAAAGACAAGGTAGAAGAGAAGTCACTCAGAAGTTGAAGCAGAAGGACACTGAACTGAGAGAAGAAACAACATTGCTGAATGAAGCTGCAAGAAGTGTAAAAGAACTCGAATCCTTGAGAAGGAGATATGAGAGGAAAGCACAAAGAGTTTTGCAAGAGCAGCTCTTGAAATTGGAAAAGGCAGAAGAGGAATCTCAGTTTGCATCAACTCCGTTCTTAGAAAATGATGTGCAGCAATATGAGTCACCCAGAACAATTTGCACACCAAGGAAGCATTTGTTTGTAGATTCAAAGAGTTCTGGCCTTGGATATCTCAGAGAAGCCCGAGTAAGTAGTCCCCAATTGGATTCTGAGTGGCATAATTTGAAACAAACTGAGGAGTTGAAATTGAAAGCAAAGAGTAACCAACAAATGCAATCGCTTCATGCGAGCAGAGAAAACCAGAGGAGGAAACCAAAGCACAACTCCAAG AAGGATTTCAGAGAATCAATGATTGAGATGATCACAGAGAAACAGATCAGCCAGCCAGAAGAAATGCAAGATCTGCTAGCATGTTATCTGACTTTGAATTCTAATGAGTACCATGATCTCATCATCCAAGTGTTCAAGCAA GATGCTTGTAAGCTTGTAGCAACATGTTCATCATGCAGCACTGTTTTTAAGGTAGGTTATAGCAAGGAGTCTGAAGCACAGATGAGAATGGTAAAGATTTCCAAAAATAGAGAATGCACATATAAACACAAAAGACATTGCTGCTATGCACATGAGGATGATCCTAGACCCTCTCACCAGTATAATACCCATAAGACATTGCCCATGCCGGAGGAAGAACTGTGGTTAAATGTTTATgggaaatga